In Triticum urartu cultivar G1812 chromosome 6, Tu2.1, whole genome shotgun sequence, the following proteins share a genomic window:
- the LOC125514133 gene encoding histone H4-like, with amino-acid sequence MSGRGKGGKGLGKGGAKRHRKVLRDNIQGITKPAIRRLARRGGVKRISGLIYEETRGVLKIFLENVIRDAVTYTEHARRKTVTSMDVVYALKRQGRTLYGFGG; translated from the coding sequence ATGTCCGGCCGCGGCAAGGGCGGGAAGGGGCTGGGCAAGGGCGGCGCCAAGCGCCACCGGAAGGTGCTGCGCGACAACATCCAGGGCATCACGAAGCCGGCGATCCGGCGGctggcgcggcggggcggcgtgaAGCGCATCTCGGGGCTCATCTACGAGGAGACCCGCGGCGTGCTCAAGATCTTCCTCGAGAACGTCATCCGGGACGCCGTCACCTACACCGAGCACGCCCGCCGCAAGACCGTCACCTCCATGGACGTCGTCTACGCGCTCAAGCGCCAGGGCCGCACCCTCTACGGATTCGGCGGCTAG